One Vallitalea pronyensis genomic region harbors:
- the cimA gene encoding citramalate synthase, with product MGNNVYIYDSTLRDGAQAEGISFSVEDKIKIVKALDELGVSYIEAGNPGSNPKDLEFFDRVQTLTLKHAKLTAFGSTRRRDIAPEDDANVKSLLLARTPVVAIFGKSWDFHVTDIIHTSLEENLKMIEETIQFFKSHNKEVVFDAEHFFDGYKANPDYALKSLQAAVDGGADSLVLCDTNGGCMPGDMEEITKVVMSEFQQDIGIHCHNDGGMAVANSIISVIAGVKQVQGTYIGFGERCGNANLTTIIANLQIKNDYTCIPDENLELLTSTARQVAEIANVPLDDKEPYVGRAAFTHKGGMHIDGVNKSSKSFEHIDPERVGNERRFLMSEVAGRSTILKKIQKVAPHVQKDSQETIQIMDRLKELEHEGYQFEGAESTFELIIRKNLGKYKPFFELENFKIIGEKPNLDEEFSAYAMVKVKVDGNVKMTAAEGDGPVNALDKALREALEMFYPELAAVHLTDYKVRVLDTKEATAAKVRVLITSTDGKDQWSTVGVSTDIIDASLIALIDAIEVKLIRELEKKIKAFI from the coding sequence GTGGGTAATAATGTGTATATATACGATTCCACTCTAAGGGATGGTGCTCAAGCTGAAGGTATTTCATTTTCCGTGGAGGATAAAATAAAGATTGTAAAAGCCTTAGATGAATTAGGGGTTTCTTATATAGAAGCAGGTAACCCTGGTTCCAATCCAAAGGACTTAGAATTTTTTGATCGTGTCCAAACATTAACGTTAAAACATGCCAAATTAACAGCATTTGGAAGTACAAGAAGACGTGACATCGCACCTGAAGACGATGCAAATGTGAAATCGCTGTTACTTGCTAGAACACCAGTTGTTGCAATCTTCGGTAAAAGCTGGGACTTTCATGTAACAGATATTATCCATACCAGTTTAGAAGAAAATCTTAAAATGATTGAGGAGACGATTCAGTTCTTCAAAAGTCATAACAAGGAAGTTGTATTCGATGCAGAGCATTTCTTTGATGGTTACAAGGCCAATCCAGACTATGCCCTAAAAAGCTTGCAAGCAGCAGTGGATGGCGGTGCAGATAGCTTGGTGCTATGTGATACCAATGGAGGCTGTATGCCAGGGGATATGGAAGAGATTACGAAAGTTGTTATGAGCGAATTTCAACAAGATATCGGTATCCATTGCCATAATGATGGTGGCATGGCGGTAGCCAATTCCATTATATCTGTCATAGCAGGTGTCAAACAAGTTCAAGGTACGTATATAGGTTTTGGAGAACGATGTGGTAATGCCAATCTAACAACCATTATTGCCAATCTGCAAATCAAAAACGACTATACATGTATTCCAGATGAGAATCTAGAGCTATTAACAAGTACGGCCAGACAAGTAGCCGAAATTGCCAATGTGCCTCTGGATGATAAAGAACCTTATGTAGGCAGGGCGGCATTTACCCATAAAGGCGGTATGCACATCGATGGCGTGAATAAGTCTTCCAAGTCTTTTGAACACATTGATCCTGAACGTGTAGGTAATGAAAGACGATTCCTTATGTCAGAGGTTGCTGGTCGAAGTACGATCTTAAAGAAAATACAGAAGGTAGCGCCTCATGTTCAGAAGGATTCACAAGAAACCATTCAGATCATGGATCGATTAAAAGAACTGGAACACGAAGGTTACCAATTCGAAGGTGCTGAGAGTACATTTGAGTTGATTATTCGTAAGAATCTTGGTAAGTATAAACCATTCTTTGAATTGGAGAATTTTAAAATTATAGGCGAAAAACCTAATTTAGATGAAGAGTTTAGTGCTTATGCCATGGTGAAGGTTAAAGTGGATGGTAATGTGAAGATGACAGCAGCAGAGGGAGACGGACCAGTCAATGCACTGGACAAAGCCCTTAGAGAGGCTTTGGAGATGTTTTACCCTGAACTGGCAGCAGTGCATCTTACAGATTATAAGGTCCGTGTATTAGATACGAAAGAAGCAACAGCAGCCAAGGTACGTGTGCTCATTACATCAACAGATGGTAAAGACCAGTGGAGTACCGTGGGTGTATCAACGGATATTATTGATGCAAGTCTCATTGCATTAATTGATGCTATAGAGGTTAAGTTAATAAGAGAGTTAGAGAAGAAAATAAAAGCATTTATTTAG
- the ilvC gene encoding ketol-acid reductoisomerase: MAKMFYESDCNLALLEGKTVAVIGYGSQGHAHALNLHESGVNVIVGLYEGSKSWKLAEDAGLKVAVAADAAKAADIIMILVNDEKQANLYKESIEPNLEAGNSLVFAHGFNIHYGQIVPPADVNVFMVAPKGPGHTVRTQYEEGKGVPCLIAVYQDATGAEALALAYAAGIGGARAGILETTFKEETETDLFGEQAVLCGGVSELIKAGFETLVEAGYQPESAYFECLHEMKLIVDLINQGGLSYMRYSISDTAEYGDYSIGKRIITDDTKAEMKKVLSEIQDGTFARNWILENKANRPAFGARRRMESEHQIEKVGKELRKMMSWMK; encoded by the coding sequence ATGGCAAAAATGTTTTATGAAAGTGATTGTAACTTAGCTTTATTAGAAGGAAAAACAGTAGCAGTAATTGGATACGGTAGTCAAGGTCATGCACATGCCCTTAATTTACATGAATCAGGTGTCAACGTTATCGTTGGTTTATATGAAGGAAGTAAATCATGGAAGTTAGCAGAAGATGCAGGCTTAAAAGTAGCAGTAGCAGCCGATGCAGCTAAAGCAGCAGATATCATCATGATTCTCGTTAATGATGAGAAGCAAGCTAATCTCTACAAAGAAAGTATTGAGCCAAACTTAGAAGCAGGTAATTCCCTTGTGTTTGCACATGGTTTTAACATACATTATGGACAGATTGTACCACCAGCAGATGTAAACGTGTTTATGGTAGCGCCAAAAGGACCAGGACATACCGTTAGAACACAGTATGAAGAAGGTAAAGGCGTGCCATGTCTAATTGCGGTATACCAAGATGCTACAGGTGCAGAAGCGTTAGCCCTTGCTTATGCGGCAGGTATTGGCGGTGCAAGAGCTGGTATTCTAGAAACTACTTTTAAAGAAGAAACAGAAACAGACTTATTTGGTGAGCAAGCGGTATTATGTGGTGGTGTATCCGAATTAATTAAAGCTGGTTTTGAAACCCTTGTTGAAGCAGGATATCAACCAGAAAGTGCATATTTTGAGTGTCTCCATGAGATGAAGTTAATCGTTGACTTAATCAACCAAGGTGGTTTGTCTTACATGCGTTATTCCATCAGTGATACAGCAGAGTACGGTGACTATTCTATCGGTAAGCGTATTATCACAGATGACACAAAAGCTGAAATGAAGAAAGTATTATCAGAGATTCAAGATGGAACCTTTGCAAGAAACTGGATCTTAGAGAATAAAGCTAATCGTCCAGCATTCGGTGCAAGAAGAAGAATGGAATCAGAGCATCAAATCGAGAAGGTTGGAAAAGAACTGCGTAAAATGATGAGCTGGATGAAGTAA
- the ilvN gene encoding acetolactate synthase small subunit: MNRHVLSVLVTNHSGVLSRVAGLFSRRGYNIDSLSVGVTENPQYSRMTIVTRGDDLIIEQITKQLNKLVDVIHIKELAPESSVYRELALVKINTGDQRASIIEIADIFRAKIIDVSSETLGVEITGDQTKVEAFLDLVKPYGVKEIVRTGLTALERGNVEL, from the coding sequence ATGAACAGACACGTATTATCAGTTTTGGTGACTAACCATTCGGGGGTTCTTAGCCGAGTCGCTGGATTGTTTAGTCGAAGAGGTTACAATATCGATAGTCTTTCCGTAGGTGTGACAGAGAATCCTCAGTATTCACGTATGACCATTGTGACAAGAGGTGATGACCTTATTATTGAACAGATAACAAAACAACTGAATAAACTAGTTGATGTCATACATATAAAGGAGTTGGCACCAGAATCTTCAGTATATCGTGAGTTGGCATTGGTTAAGATTAATACAGGTGATCAAAGGGCTTCCATCATTGAAATTGCAGATATATTTAGAGCTAAGATTATTGATGTATCCAGCGAAACATTAGGTGTAGAAATAACAGGCGATCAAACAAAAGTTGAAGCATTTTTAGATTTGGTGAAACCTTATGGGGTCAAAGAGATTGTTCGTACGGGGCTAACGGCTCTTGAACGAGGTAATGTAGAACTATAA
- a CDS encoding helix-turn-helix domain-containing protein, with protein MNYLDMIQNSINYIEINLKTELSASELARATGFSLFHYYRLFQSVTGIPVMHYILKRKLTHAIYDISLGQKMIDVALSYGFETHSGFFKAFKREYNCSPTEYLKTYKAVKPYKINLIREECIMISHRKIKKILKNWDIKEPVTIHSFYNESSGHKLENTWVVNHDYFMKVGTNIIGLKQHIALSKSFKKEGLESAIPVPTIDNEEYVVDGDLYYFLTYRVQGECIKSDEIYKEDSRLTARYIGEIIGQLHVILEKHDKEFVCNEPNLYESVKNWAIPEAKKYTRLPNSFYEEYLENFSKFYPYLPRHIIHRDPNPSNIMMKDGRLVGFIDFELSERNIRIFDPCYAATSILSESFIENDDEKLRKWLKIFKHIIMGYDSICKLSKEEKLAIPYIIYSIQLLCIAYFNSHNKFGELARVNSEMLCWLYNNKELLIIK; from the coding sequence ATGAACTATTTAGACATGATTCAGAACAGCATTAACTATATCGAGATTAATCTAAAAACAGAATTATCAGCGAGTGAGTTAGCACGGGCTACTGGATTTTCTTTATTCCATTATTATCGTTTGTTTCAGAGTGTAACAGGCATACCTGTTATGCATTATATATTAAAAAGAAAGCTTACTCATGCCATTTATGACATTAGTCTTGGTCAGAAAATGATTGATGTTGCTCTCAGCTATGGATTTGAAACGCATTCCGGTTTTTTCAAAGCTTTTAAACGTGAGTATAACTGTTCTCCAACGGAATATCTTAAAACTTATAAAGCGGTTAAACCGTATAAAATCAACTTAATTCGGGAGGAATGCATTATGATATCACATAGAAAAATAAAAAAGATATTAAAAAATTGGGATATAAAAGAACCTGTAACTATTCACAGCTTTTATAATGAATCAAGTGGACATAAATTGGAGAATACATGGGTTGTTAATCATGATTATTTTATGAAAGTTGGTACTAACATCATAGGTTTAAAACAGCATATAGCCTTGTCAAAATCATTTAAAAAAGAAGGATTAGAAAGTGCTATTCCAGTACCTACAATAGATAATGAAGAGTATGTTGTTGATGGTGATTTATATTATTTCTTAACGTATCGAGTACAAGGAGAGTGTATAAAATCAGATGAAATCTATAAAGAAGATAGTCGATTAACAGCAAGATATATTGGAGAGATAATTGGTCAACTACATGTAATTCTAGAAAAGCATGATAAAGAATTTGTTTGCAATGAACCTAATCTCTATGAAAGCGTTAAAAATTGGGCAATACCAGAAGCAAAAAAATATACGAGACTCCCAAATAGCTTTTATGAAGAGTATCTTGAAAATTTTAGTAAATTCTATCCCTATTTGCCAAGACATATTATTCATCGTGACCCTAATCCTAGTAATATTATGATGAAAGATGGTAGACTGGTAGGATTTATTGATTTTGAATTATCAGAACGAAATATTAGGATTTTTGATCCTTGCTATGCAGCAACATCAATACTATCAGAAAGTTTTATAGAAAATGACGATGAAAAGCTTAGAAAATGGCTAAAAATCTTTAAACATATCATAATGGGATATGATAGTATATGTAAGTTATCTAAGGAAGAAAAACTTGCAATACCTTATATTATCTATTCTATTCAATTGCTTTGTATAGCATATTTTAATAGCCATAATAAATTTGGTGAACTTGCTAGAGTTAATAGCGAAATGCTTTGTTGG